One Nocardia sp. BMG111209 DNA segment encodes these proteins:
- a CDS encoding polysaccharide deacetylase family protein, protein MVSPIPTGPAAAISWPGRARAAAAVTFDVDAESALLHNVPKATAHRSALSQAGYDRVAVPAILEMYHRLGVRQTFFVPGWVVERYPWLAEAIVTAGHEVALHGYRHIAAHDLTPGEEAEDIERACAVLGSVLGRTSQGWRGPNYGYSTHTTKLLLAQGIRYDSTLMGHHLPYLIRSGDATLLELPVDWTNDDWPQYAQSFEFAYHMPIASPAAAMAVYRAEIAAAKQVGGLWIGVWHPFLSGRPSRLAAIADLVRELRDDDEIWLAPLHEIAAHVRDQIATAGYRPMIDQE, encoded by the coding sequence CGGCCCGGCGGCGGCGATCTCGTGGCCGGGCCGGGCCCGCGCGGCGGCCGCGGTGACCTTCGACGTGGACGCCGAAAGCGCACTGCTGCACAATGTTCCGAAAGCGACAGCACACCGGTCGGCACTGTCGCAGGCAGGCTACGACCGCGTCGCGGTGCCCGCGATCCTCGAGATGTACCACCGGCTCGGGGTGCGCCAGACCTTCTTCGTCCCGGGCTGGGTCGTCGAACGGTATCCGTGGCTGGCCGAGGCCATCGTGACCGCCGGTCACGAAGTGGCGCTGCACGGCTACCGGCACATCGCGGCGCACGATCTGACCCCCGGCGAAGAGGCCGAGGACATCGAACGCGCCTGCGCCGTGCTCGGCAGCGTCCTCGGGCGCACGTCGCAGGGCTGGCGCGGCCCGAACTACGGCTACAGCACGCACACCACGAAACTTCTTCTGGCACAAGGAATCCGATACGACTCCACCTTGATGGGACATCACCTGCCCTACCTGATCCGGTCCGGCGACGCCACCCTGCTCGAACTGCCCGTCGACTGGACCAACGACGACTGGCCGCAGTACGCGCAGAGTTTCGAATTCGCCTACCACATGCCGATCGCATCCCCGGCCGCCGCGATGGCGGTGTACCGCGCCGAGATCGCCGCCGCGAAACAGGTCGGCGGACTGTGGATCGGCGTGTGGCACCCGTTCCTGAGCGGCCGCCCGTCGCGACTGGCCGCCATCGCCGACCTGGTGCGCGAGCTGCGCGACGACGACGAGATCTGGCTGGCCCCCCTGCACGAGATCGCCGCCCACGTGCGGGACCAGATCGCAACCGCCGGATATCGGCCGATGATCGACCAGGAGTAG
- a CDS encoding GlxA family transcriptional regulator: protein MHRVTVIAVPPATTFDLSIPELVLGATVVDGRSGYDVRMCTACPGPVAVNGELEVSVSQGLAAADDADTIVVTGTGARDDIDPRVLEVLRRGAAAGTRIASICTGAFVLAAAGLLDGRRATTYWAQSEEFARRFPAVELRPGVLFVEDGNVLTSAGLSAGIDLCLHLVRSDYGAAVANSVARLMVAAPVRPGGQAQFIEAPLPPETGTSLAATRAWALGRLHEPLTRTSLAGHARTSVRTLTRRFHAETGLSPLQWLLHQRIIRARELLETTDLPMDRVAHLSGLATTDSLRQHISRRTGLTPSAYRAAFTQNRAAVLSEVR, encoded by the coding sequence ATGCATCGAGTGACCGTCATCGCCGTTCCGCCGGCCACGACCTTCGATCTGTCGATTCCGGAGTTGGTGCTCGGTGCGACGGTGGTCGACGGCCGCAGCGGCTACGACGTGCGCATGTGCACGGCATGTCCCGGGCCGGTCGCCGTGAACGGGGAGCTGGAGGTCTCCGTCTCGCAGGGATTGGCGGCCGCCGACGATGCCGACACGATCGTGGTCACCGGCACGGGCGCGCGGGACGATATCGATCCGCGGGTGCTCGAGGTGCTGCGCCGGGGCGCGGCGGCGGGGACCCGGATCGCGTCGATCTGCACCGGCGCGTTCGTGCTGGCCGCGGCCGGGCTGCTCGACGGACGTCGTGCGACCACCTACTGGGCGCAGTCCGAGGAGTTCGCTCGCCGGTTTCCCGCGGTGGAGTTGCGGCCCGGGGTGCTGTTCGTCGAGGACGGGAATGTGCTGACCTCCGCCGGGCTGTCCGCCGGTATCGATCTGTGCCTGCATCTGGTGCGCAGCGATTACGGTGCCGCGGTGGCCAATTCGGTGGCCCGGCTGATGGTGGCGGCACCCGTGCGGCCCGGCGGGCAGGCACAGTTCATCGAGGCGCCGTTACCACCCGAGACCGGCACCTCGCTGGCGGCGACCCGCGCCTGGGCGCTCGGCCGATTGCACGAGCCGCTCACCCGTACCTCCCTCGCCGGCCATGCCCGGACCAGCGTCCGGACACTGACCCGCCGCTTCCATGCCGAGACCGGGCTCAGCCCGCTGCAATGGTTGCTGCATCAGCGCATCATCCGCGCGCGGGAGCTGCTCGAGACCACCGATCTGCCGATGGACCGGGTCGCCCACCTCAGTGGCCTGGCGACCACCGACTCACTGCGCCAGCACATTTCGCGGCGGACCGGACTGACCCCCAGCGCCTACCGGGCAGCGTTCACCCAGAACCGGGCCGCAGTGTTGTCCGAGGTGCGCTGA
- a CDS encoding TetR/AcrR family transcriptional regulator, giving the protein MTTPAKRRGRPRAYDPDAALAAARDCFWQAGYAATSLEDLAADMGMNRPSIYAAFGDKQALYRATVERYARSTGESVDRVLADPHPLRDTLHTLYRGARDFYLAGEDAPRGCFLIGTAITEARHDPRVREITEATFTGFTRAFTERFERAARDGELTDHPPAALAEIATATLHTLAVRARTGAPPAALDAIIDAAVDLICRP; this is encoded by the coding sequence GTGACCACACCGGCCAAGCGCCGCGGGCGACCGCGCGCCTACGACCCCGACGCCGCATTGGCGGCAGCACGCGACTGCTTCTGGCAGGCCGGCTACGCCGCCACCTCGCTCGAGGATCTCGCCGCGGACATGGGCATGAACCGGCCGAGTATCTACGCCGCGTTCGGCGACAAGCAGGCGCTCTATCGCGCAACGGTCGAGCGGTACGCGCGTTCCACCGGTGAGTCCGTGGACCGGGTCCTGGCCGATCCGCACCCGCTGCGCGACACCCTGCACACGCTCTACCGTGGAGCGCGCGACTTCTATCTGGCCGGCGAGGATGCTCCTCGCGGCTGCTTCCTGATCGGCACCGCGATCACCGAAGCACGCCACGATCCCCGGGTGCGCGAGATCACCGAGGCCACGTTCACCGGATTCACCCGCGCGTTCACCGAACGATTCGAACGGGCGGCCCGGGACGGCGAACTCACCGACCACCCGCCCGCCGCGCTCGCCGAGATCGCCACCGCGACACTGCACACCCTCGCCGTCCGCGCCCGCACCGGCGCTCCGCCCGCCGCCCTCGACGCCATCATCGACGCCGCCGTCGACCTGATCTGCCGACCCTGA
- a CDS encoding NAD(P)-dependent oxidoreductase, protein MFIGIIGATGNIGQKVVTEALSRGHQVTAFTRDLARVTATHPRLTWAELDIFDSAAVAAQLPGLDVLISGYQPGSAARDFADTVAKSIADPGTHVTVGNSLLQALHTHPRTRLIVIGGAGSLEYEPGRVLADNDDRLHPLLESIGLPKEYAAAVRGARDGLDVLRTSNRLWTYLSPAEQIGPGERTGRYRVGTDQPVVDADGRSRISYDDAAVALLDEIEIPRFIQRRFTIGY, encoded by the coding sequence ATGTTCATCGGCATCATCGGCGCCACCGGCAACATCGGCCAGAAGGTCGTCACCGAGGCACTGTCGCGCGGCCACCAGGTCACGGCGTTCACCCGCGACCTCGCCCGCGTCACTGCCACCCATCCCCGCCTCACCTGGGCCGAACTCGACATCTTCGACAGTGCGGCCGTCGCGGCACAACTCCCCGGGCTGGACGTACTGATCAGCGGCTATCAACCCGGCAGTGCGGCAAGAGATTTCGCGGACACGGTCGCTAAGTCGATCGCGGACCCCGGAACCCATGTCACCGTAGGCAACTCGCTGCTGCAAGCCCTGCACACCCATCCGCGCACCCGGCTGATCGTGATCGGCGGCGCCGGCAGCCTGGAATACGAACCGGGCCGGGTCCTCGCCGACAACGACGACCGCCTGCACCCACTGCTCGAAAGTATCGGCCTGCCGAAGGAATACGCGGCCGCGGTGCGCGGCGCCCGCGACGGCCTCGACGTACTGCGCACCTCGAACCGGCTCTGGACCTACCTGAGCCCCGCCGAGCAGATCGGCCCCGGCGAACGCACCGGCCGCTACCGGGTCGGCACCGACCAGCCCGTGGTCGACGCCGACGGCCGGAGCCGAATCTCCTACGACGACGCCGCCGTGGCACTCCTCGACGAGATCGAGATCCCCCGTTTCATCCAGCGCCGCTTCACCATCGGCTACTGA
- a CDS encoding aromatic ring-hydroxylating dioxygenase subunit alpha: MTTEPRTTVVLPGPLPDHPTGTAILSGAHYTGPDIFAVEQRRIFGRGWVWAGFEHWLTEPGTVHPAEVGGPPLLLIRDHDDRIRVFHNACRHRGMALVHEPTTRNTRLRCEYHCWTYHLDGSLATAPLYRRRRDGGIGEEDRRRLGLIEVPSRCWAGMVFVDPDGSRADSFEDDLGPLLRRWDSVDFTRLHLAGERRFDIDANWKLVVENFLDFYHLPFVHPQVGPLAAALDVDDLALGETVIGAEYPSGAVGKAEKTDRPLPQFPGFPPERTRGQDLFCLFPNTLLILEADWLQVIGFHAVSPTRTVEHLAVFVDRAAATPEFAGTRKQLCDNLFHINEQDLPILTKLQTGRRSPAADTIALVPHWDQVTALFQHLVARRLADPTTTR; this comes from the coding sequence GTGACCACCGAGCCCCGGACCACCGTCGTCCTGCCCGGCCCACTGCCGGACCATCCGACCGGTACCGCGATCCTCAGCGGTGCGCACTACACCGGCCCCGACATCTTCGCCGTCGAACAACGCCGCATCTTCGGAAGAGGCTGGGTGTGGGCCGGATTCGAACACTGGCTGACCGAACCCGGCACGGTCCATCCCGCCGAAGTCGGCGGCCCGCCGCTGCTGCTGATCCGCGACCACGACGACCGGATCAGGGTGTTCCACAACGCCTGCCGCCATCGCGGCATGGCACTCGTGCACGAACCCACGACGCGCAACACCCGCCTGCGCTGCGAATACCATTGCTGGACATATCATCTCGACGGTTCGCTGGCGACCGCGCCGCTGTACCGGCGGCGGCGCGACGGCGGCATCGGCGAGGAGGATCGCCGCCGGCTCGGTCTGATCGAGGTGCCGTCGCGATGCTGGGCGGGCATGGTGTTCGTCGATCCGGACGGCAGCCGCGCCGACTCGTTCGAGGACGACCTCGGCCCCCTGCTGCGCCGATGGGACTCCGTCGACTTCACCCGCCTGCACCTCGCGGGCGAACGCCGCTTCGACATCGACGCGAACTGGAAACTGGTCGTGGAGAACTTCCTCGACTTCTATCACCTGCCGTTCGTCCATCCCCAGGTCGGGCCCCTGGCCGCCGCACTGGACGTCGACGATCTGGCACTCGGCGAGACCGTCATCGGCGCGGAGTATCCCTCCGGAGCCGTCGGGAAGGCCGAGAAGACCGATCGGCCGCTACCGCAATTCCCGGGTTTTCCGCCGGAGCGAACGCGCGGCCAGGACCTGTTCTGCCTCTTCCCGAACACGTTGCTGATCCTGGAAGCCGACTGGCTGCAGGTGATCGGATTCCACGCCGTCTCACCCACGCGCACCGTCGAACACCTGGCGGTCTTCGTCGACCGCGCCGCGGCCACACCGGAATTCGCCGGCACCCGGAAACAACTGTGCGACAATCTGTTCCACATCAACGAACAGGATCTCCCGATCCTCACGAAACTCCAGACCGGCCGCCGCTCACCCGCCGCGGACACCATCGCCCTGGTACCCCACTGGGACCAGGTGACGGCACTGTTCCAGCACCTGGTCGCCCGGCGACTCGCGGACCCGACCACCACGCGGTGA
- a CDS encoding alpha/beta fold hydrolase: MMVHRIDAGEGEPVLLLHGYPQSASCWRHQIPALAAGHRVVAVDWPGFGRSAPPSTPPDYDNEVERIDEIADMSGFDRFTLIAHDYGGLLALGYTQRHPGRVLRLALLNTRGHANFRPWFQRFSLAQRALVTRCPALVRRIPLRRVHERGLRPFRELGCFDATLESEYLGWMDTPQGRDTFIEFFAHYRVPAIPGLAEGLARIACPTAIIWGDRDRYIPSATAVELADRIPAATLTRLRGGDHYIMEERPAEVTAALLELLGRPVVIAESETTLEQPASTTADSSAAQRLTDPEALGSEGTVITDPGSMRER; this comes from the coding sequence ATGATGGTGCATCGGATCGACGCCGGCGAGGGTGAGCCCGTCCTGTTGTTGCACGGCTACCCGCAGAGCGCGTCCTGCTGGCGGCATCAGATACCGGCGCTGGCCGCCGGGCATCGGGTGGTTGCCGTCGACTGGCCGGGTTTCGGCCGGTCCGCGCCGCCGTCGACGCCCCCCGACTACGACAACGAGGTCGAACGGATCGACGAGATCGCAGACATGTCGGGGTTCGACCGGTTCACCCTGATCGCCCACGACTACGGCGGATTGCTCGCCCTCGGCTACACCCAGCGCCATCCGGGGCGAGTATTGCGGCTGGCGCTGCTGAACACCCGTGGGCACGCGAACTTCCGGCCGTGGTTCCAGCGCTTCTCACTCGCCCAACGAGCGCTGGTGACCCGCTGCCCCGCCCTGGTGCGCCGGATACCGCTCCGCCGAGTCCACGAGCGCGGCCTGCGACCGTTCCGGGAACTCGGATGTTTCGACGCCACACTGGAATCGGAATATCTCGGCTGGATGGACACCCCGCAGGGCCGGGACACGTTCATCGAATTCTTCGCCCACTACCGCGTCCCCGCGATCCCCGGCCTCGCCGAGGGCCTGGCCCGAATCGCCTGCCCCACCGCGATCATCTGGGGCGATCGCGACCGCTACATCCCCTCCGCCACCGCCGTGGAACTGGCCGACCGGATCCCCGCCGCCACACTGACCCGGCTGCGCGGCGGTGACCACTACATCATGGAGGAACGCCCCGCCGAGGTGACCGCGGCCCTGCTCGAACTGCTCGGGCGTCCGGTCGTCATCGCCGAGTCCGAAACCACTCTCGAACAACCCGCGTCGACAACCGCCGATTCGTCTGCCGCGCAGCGACTTACGGATCCGGAAGCTCTCGGATCGGAGGGAACGGTGATCACCGATCCCGGGTCGATGCGGGAAAGGTGA